The DNA region GGAAGATGAGAAGTAATTTGTTTGACCATTTTGTATGGTCTATTCAGTCTCTTGCCATATCAGTTTTTCAGTCATGTGTGTTGCTCTGTGGAGTCAGTTTTGCAGCACAACTGTATCTTCTCAAAGTTTTAAGTTGTTTGTGCTGTTGACTTGGAGCAGAACTACTTACCACACTTAATGTAACATTGTGGGAAAAACAATAGATGCAAAAAAATGGCAGGAAACTCATGGTTACACTCTAAATTAAGAGCACTTAGACTTATTGTCACTATACACCTTGATCATTGTTAGGGCTGTcagtttttatttgtaattcaAGCTTATTTTgcgttggtaaaaaaaaaaacatttgggacCTTTTCATATCGTTTTCGTTTTGATCAGAAAGGCCTctctgtgctctgtgtgtgaggAGGTGCGACAGCCAGGCCAAATGTGTTTGTGATGGAGAAAACCACTCTGCAATGAAAGGACCAATGCTCGCTCACTAACACTGGCTCACCTCCAGCGCCGGGTCAGCCAGTTCACTCATTGTGGGCACAGAGAGCTTCCTGACTACACATACACTCCATCTCATTTCAAGGAGTAGCTCTAGAGAGCATCTGTATTCATTAGGCTGTCATCCTTCAACTGGAGTCTTATTATTTTAGTCTAATTTGCAAtatttgatacatttgtagacatAATAGTCCAACCAACCTCATGTATTTGACAGTTTTAGCTGTAAGATAAGCTGTCTTTATGGTGAGATAACACAagataagtttttttttttttaataaatgatttGCCCTTTTTCATCAATTAACATAGTTCTGTCTTTAGGGGGCATACATGAATCATATTTAGCGGTGTATGGATGCTTCTTTTGGCAGCATTCACAACTTGCCTGTCTGTCAGATTAGTGAACTTAGTATATGAAATATGAACAGGTCTTTGTCAATTTTGCTTGTTAAAGGTATCCCAGTTGCCCAGCAACACCTTATCTGGAACAATCTGGAGCTGGATGATGAACACTGTCTACATGACTATGGGTAACTATATTCCTGCTGAATCTTTCTGTCCTACAGAGCACTGACACTGAGGCAAAATCACAAAGAAAACAAGACCAATTACTAGCAATATGTTGGAAAACACCTTGTGTACATTAAGAGTAATTTGCATGTGCACTTTTAAAGCCTTCCTGCTGCAGTGGTAACTCCGTCTTAATTCAGTTCAACAAATTGTAAATGAGCCAGAGATGTAGACATGATGCTATTTAGAGAGCTTGCCCCTCCACTCTTGCCAGTTCACGGGATGCAGACCTCACCCTCCAGTCCTCTGCTGACTGCAGATGGTGGTATATTGTTATTAATGCTTGTCACTTAATTCTCCACATGAACAGCCTCTGGTGCTATCTTGCTAGACTCGCCTAACACTATGCAGCAtgcttttgatttgatttagatttagtAATACTTTGAATTGAGGTTTTCTATTTTCTTGAATGACATGACTAGGCATTGTATTCCAATTAATCATGGCTCTATATATTAGTGTTTTTCCCTTTTGTTTGTTCTTACTTTAGGTTTTTAACTTTTTGAAGTTTTAGAATCAAGAGGTGTAGAGTAAGGCAATGAAACAAGAAACAAATGTTCCAGAGGAATTCCCAGTTGTGCACTTAAGTTCATCTGGAAATCATCCTGAACCTTGTAGTACTGTTTACTTTATATCAGAGCATCTCCATTCTGCCTCAGAAGTAAAGCATATTACTCTAAAAGTAAAGATGTTGCCTACTGTTATTTTCTTCTCTCCcattacaataacaataacactgGGGAAAAGGTTACATTACTCTTCACTTATTCTGCTGTATTGATCGTCggtctgtttgtgtttgcagcATTGCAGAGGGCTGCACTTTGAAACTGGTCTTAGCTATGAGGGGAGGCCCAATTAATACCAGGAGAGGTAAGGAAAAGCCCAACGAACTGTACACTCACATGGCAGCTGGACATCTGTTGTTTTCCATCACATTTGggaatttaaattgttttaaccACAGAACCCTCTCTCTTCTGTTGTCAGTAGCCATGGAGGATCCTATCAAAGAGGTGACTGACCTGATGGAGAGCACAAAGGAGGAGGGTTGTGAGAAAAGCCTGGCTAACAAGCAGGTTACATTTGTGGTCTATCGTGAAAATGACCAGCTAAACTTCTTCCGGGTGGTCGACAGGGGAGATGGAACCCTGACCCCTCTGTCTGAATCTCTGAGGTTGGGATATTGTCATATtgtccttgttgttgttgtttgtttgtttgcttgttttttaattgtatttttttttagcactgaTAGTACAGCATATGTGCATAGATACATTCACAAAAGAACTATTAACCAATGCTCACATTGTTATTttgtatgaatatatatatatatatatatatatatatatatatatatatatatatatatatatatatatatatatatatatatatatatatatatataaattaaaaaaaatatatacacacacacataaaaaataaaaacaaacagactcACTATTGTTGAAGTTGTGTACTGTCCTTGTTGTTTTTAAGCAAAAGTATTATATCATTGTATTATCAGTCCAAATACTAAACTATGCATATAAAAGGAATTGGGCCAGGGGTTAGCTCACATTGGTCATCATTAAAAATACAGTAACATATGAAATATAAACAGAGACTATTGCATTAGGTTCTGAGTACTCAGaatggtgcaaaaaaaaaaaaggcacaaatagGAAAAAACTGGATAAATAACTAATTATACAGCTAGTGTGGAGTTGAGTAATAAATATTGATTATCCAGTGGTAGTCGTAGAACTGAGTTAAGTGAGCAGGGCCACTGAAGAAACAGCCGACGGCTTTGTTAGATCACTAATCGGAAGAGTGTTTTTGCCTCTCATATTTTCCAGTGGTGGCTCGGTGTACAATGTGtgtgcagaggaggaggaggaaggagcgAGTTCTGCAGTTGAACAGCAAAGCCTTGAGAACTCCATCACCATGAACAAAATTAAGCTACTCAAAGCCAAGATGGAGGACATGAACCTCAACAAGAAGGTTGGAAGAAACCCGGATCACAAAAACCTATTAAAATTGTACGGCCTGTCAGAGAGGGCAAATGTGGCCTCcacacattatttattttcacaCCATTTTGAATGTAGGCATGCTATGAAAAACAGGAATTGTCCCCTTTCTGTGAAAGCTATTCTTCAAGCCATTTTTTTTCAATccctaaaataataaaaaccaaatAGAGTTCTGCTTTTCATAATCATAGACTGAAAATGGTAGCCTGCAACAATTTTGCATAATGCAGATGTACTGCGTCAAACAATAATTTGCATATGTTTGTAAGAGGATAGATCTTTTCATGACATTAAACTGTACTGGCTCTTTACagattttttatgcttattattaatttatacaaGCAGCCTAAATCAAGTGAGGAGataataattttacagaatgGGGAAAAATACTAAAAAAGTATGTTTTGAAAGGGTGCTGTGGTATAATCTAActgcctctgtctgtgtctctgtcctccAGCCGAAGAAGTCGGCAAAGATAAAACCACGGCCCCCTGTTAGCCCACAACCCTGCGGTGGCTCTCTAGGACTTTCCAACACACGTCACCACCATCGCCTGTTTCGTTCGCACCCCCAGATCAACCAGCCGTGGCAATCAAATGCACAACTACCTCCAATCACAGATCATGAATCTATAGACTCCTCCCCACCGTCTGCTGCTGCAACCTCTGCCCCTTTTTCTATCCCTAGACGACCCCCTCCCTCTTTGTCCTCGCCTTCTTGTTATATGCTTCAGGAGGAGGAGCCATGGGAGACATGCCCACCATTTGCAAAGATCCGGCCCCCTCCTAAAGTGTCCCGGTTGGACATTGGCAGCACCAGGTTGATGAGGGACTGTGTGTACCCTCAGCTTCCTCCGCTGTGTATCAGGGGGCCACCTGAAGCCACCTTTGACCCCGCTGAGCCTGCAGGGGAGGCAGTCGGGCTGAGTTTATTAGAGGAAGCTCCTGGGCTGGTGGTGCCAGCACAACCTGGAGCTCCATTTGGGGAACTGTTAGACCCTCTGGGTCTGGATGTGTCCACACAGCCAGAGGGAGGTCGTCGGTCCCTCGAGGTTGGGGCTCAGCACCAGTTTCCGCTCTCCCCCTCCCCACTCAGTACCTGGACACTTGGGACAAGTGATACTTTCACCAGCAGAGGTCAGAGGACACAGCTCGGCACACCATTTCATATCAGCCCCCCCTCTCCTTTGCCCGTTTCCACCTCATCATCCACTTCTACCAGGCCGCTGCCTCAGGCTTTTGATTCCACTCTCTCCTGTTTACAGCCCAACCTTCAAGCACAATCCTCAGCACAAGTGAAGCCAGCCAGCACATCCCCTCACCCCTCCACCACCTTGTCAACTCATCCACCACGCCTTTGTGGTGTTAAAGTGGAGTCACCTGGCAAAAGGCCAGAGCTTATCTCGAAGAGGGAAGCAAGAGGCATCACTAAGATGGCCAACCAAGCATCTAAGGAGCCACTGGGTACCCTAAACAACTCTGAACTCTTAGCGTCTCTCTCTACAAGGGCTGCAGATAGCAGCAACAGGAAGGATGGCTTTGGAGAGAGTCTGGGACTGGCATTGCCCCCTGCCACTGCCTCAGGACTGAGCAGCCTTGGCTCCAGGCTGCCATCCATCCCAACTAACAGGCTTCTTCAGGATGATCTGATAAGACAAGTATCACCTTTACACCGAGCAGCAGCCTCTTACATGGTGAGTACAGAGAGGTGTAAGTGTTTGCTGCTCAGATTGGATCTGTGGAATAGTTTTTATTTCTCACTTTGTGTTTTATTCTCCTAATAATTTGAGTGTTTAAGTATTTGTACTGTTGCAAAGCTACGCTAAGCTGGGCTCGTAGAACAAAGCTTTCCAGGGTCCTTCATCAGCGTCGGGACTCCGTGAGCCCGTTCTGAgttcaggttttaaaaggtgtatttataaaaaaagttgTGTTGTGGAAGATTCAGTTTTCCAAAACGTTTGTCTCCAGCGTGTGTGGCCTTTGGCGCCCGGCCGCTTCATGCTCTCCGCCTCTGCTTCCTGAATCAAAATCCCCacattccagatcggcccatctgagctttcattttctcaaaggcagagcaggatactcagggctcggtttacacctatcaccatttctagccactggggggccataggcaggctggggaaactcatattaatgttaaaaaacctcataaactgaaattttcatgccatgggacctttaaacacagTAACTCAGATCGCTTTATTTTTTTAGTGGCCcaaaatagattttaaaaaaactgcatacGTTGTACTGTATTTATAATGTCATGTTGTCACAAATTTCACTAATATCCAAATGAAGTCATTTAGAGGTGAAAATTGTTGTGATAGGAGTTTTGCCCCGAGATGGGGTGATAATAGAAGCTTCAAGCCCTAgagcaaaaaagaaagagaaaataccCACACATAACTTGTCAGTTTAAATAGGTTATTAAAATGCTGTAGTTGGACTTCATCAGACATTAAcccatattcaattcaattttatttatagtatcaaatcttaacaagagttatcttgagaaactttacagatagagtaggtctagaccacactctgtaatttacaaagtcccaacaattacagtaattccctcaagagcaagaagtgcgacagtggcgaggaaaaactccctcttgggaagaaacctcggacagacccaggctcttggtaggcggtgtgtgacgggccggttggggatatgatgaacagtggcgataatagttaaattaataatgaaacagtgacttcaaatggtagtcgtagtagttcatgtcatatcatggCACTGTAGGGCGTTACAGGATTTaacgtggcccagcagagcatggatggacgtagtaggaagcagcagggttcagcaggaagcagcatgacactgcagagcttagcagg from Perca flavescens isolate YP-PL-M2 chromosome 17, PFLA_1.0, whole genome shotgun sequence includes:
- the zfand4 gene encoding AN1-type zinc finger protein 4 isoform X2, with the protein product MTDRKEPPFFNDDSVGAFHYKLPFYDTMELFIETLTGTCFELRVLPFEAVISVKAKIQRLEGIPVAQQHLIWNNLELDDEHCLHDYGIAEGCTLKLVLAMRGGPINTRRAMEDPIKEVTDLMESTKEEGCEKSLANKQVTFVVYRENDQLNFFRVVDRGDGTLTPLSESLSGGSVYNVCAEEEEEGASSAVEQQSLENSITMNKIKLLKAKMEDMNLNKKPKKSAKIKPRPPVSPQPCGGSLGLSNTRHHHRLFRSHPQINQPWQSNAQLPPITDHESIDSSPPSAAATSAPFSIPRRPPPSLSSPSCYMLQEEEPWETCPPFAKIRPPPKVSRLDIGSTRLMRDCVYPQLPPLCIRGPPEATFDPAEPAGEAVGLSLLEEAPGLVVPAQPGAPFGELLDPLGLDVSTQPEGGRRSLEVGAQHQFPLSPSPLSTWTLGTSDTFTSRGQRTQLGTPFHISPPSPLPVSTSSSTSTRPLPQAFDSTLSCLQPNLQAQSSAQVKPASTSPHPSTTLSTHPPRLCGVKVESPGKRPELISKREARGITKMANQASKEPLGTLNNSELLASLSTRAADSSNRKDGFGESLGLALPPATASGLSSLGSRLPSIPTNRLLQDDLIRQVSPLHRAAASYMATNTLESAGGVMTSFGRLGTPTYHLPPVKAPTGSKKKSSKHCFLCGKKTGLATSYECRCGHNFCATHRYAETHDCTYDYKSAGRRFLQETNPLISAPKLPKI
- the zfand4 gene encoding AN1-type zinc finger protein 4 isoform X1, translated to MTDRKEPPFFNDDSVGAFHYKLPFYDTMELFIETLTGTCFELRVLPFEAVISVKAKIQRLEGIPVAQQHLIWNNLELDDEHCLHDYGIAEGCTLKLVLAMRGGPINTRRVAMEDPIKEVTDLMESTKEEGCEKSLANKQVTFVVYRENDQLNFFRVVDRGDGTLTPLSESLSGGSVYNVCAEEEEEGASSAVEQQSLENSITMNKIKLLKAKMEDMNLNKKPKKSAKIKPRPPVSPQPCGGSLGLSNTRHHHRLFRSHPQINQPWQSNAQLPPITDHESIDSSPPSAAATSAPFSIPRRPPPSLSSPSCYMLQEEEPWETCPPFAKIRPPPKVSRLDIGSTRLMRDCVYPQLPPLCIRGPPEATFDPAEPAGEAVGLSLLEEAPGLVVPAQPGAPFGELLDPLGLDVSTQPEGGRRSLEVGAQHQFPLSPSPLSTWTLGTSDTFTSRGQRTQLGTPFHISPPSPLPVSTSSSTSTRPLPQAFDSTLSCLQPNLQAQSSAQVKPASTSPHPSTTLSTHPPRLCGVKVESPGKRPELISKREARGITKMANQASKEPLGTLNNSELLASLSTRAADSSNRKDGFGESLGLALPPATASGLSSLGSRLPSIPTNRLLQDDLIRQVSPLHRAAASYMATNTLESAGGVMTSFGRLGTPTYHLPPVKAPTGSKKKSSKHCFLCGKKTGLATSYECRCGHNFCATHRYAETHDCTYDYKSAGRRFLQETNPLISAPKLPKI